In Leeia aquatica, a single window of DNA contains:
- a CDS encoding SDR family oxidoreductase: protein MGQLDGKVVIITGASSGIGRAAAMLFAQEGAKLVINARRQAELDELAKAITQQHGEAVAVAGDITEEETAARLVDTAVTCFGGLDVAFNNAGALGAMGPVQSISQSGWHDTLNANLSSAFLCAKYQIPAMQQRGKGALIFTSTFVGHHIGFPGMAAYAAAKAGIVGLTRVLAAELGPVGIRANAILAGGTDTPMGQAVANTPEAKAFVAGLHALKRMARPEEIAQAALYLASDASSFITGAAMAVDGGVTITRT, encoded by the coding sequence GTGGGGCAATTAGACGGAAAAGTCGTCATCATCACTGGAGCCAGTTCCGGTATCGGGCGCGCAGCGGCCATGCTGTTCGCCCAGGAAGGGGCCAAACTGGTGATCAACGCCCGCCGACAGGCCGAGCTGGACGAATTGGCGAAAGCGATTACGCAGCAGCATGGGGAGGCGGTTGCCGTCGCGGGCGACATTACGGAAGAAGAGACTGCGGCACGATTGGTTGACACTGCGGTAACGTGTTTTGGTGGGCTGGATGTGGCATTCAACAATGCAGGTGCATTGGGCGCAATGGGACCGGTCCAGAGCATCAGTCAATCAGGCTGGCACGATACCCTGAATGCCAACCTCTCCAGCGCCTTCCTTTGTGCTAAATACCAGATCCCGGCCATGCAACAGCGAGGGAAGGGAGCTTTGATCTTTACCTCCACCTTTGTGGGCCATCACATCGGTTTCCCCGGGATGGCCGCTTATGCGGCAGCAAAAGCGGGTATCGTTGGGCTAACCCGGGTGCTGGCTGCGGAACTGGGGCCTGTTGGTATACGTGCCAATGCCATCCTTGCCGGCGGTACAGATACCCCGATGGGCCAAGCGGTTGCCAATACACCGGAGGCAAAAGCATTCGTCGCGGGTTTGCATGCTTTAAAGCGAATGGCTCGGCCGGAAGAAATTGCCCAGGCTGCGCTCTATCTTGCCTCGGATGCATCCAGTTTCATAACCGGTGCCGCCATGGCGGTCGATGGTGGCGTCACCATTACCCGTACTTGA